The proteins below are encoded in one region of Haloterrigena turkmenica DSM 5511:
- the ppsA gene encoding phosphoenolpyruvate synthase, whose translation MTVLWLDEISSGDLERVGGKGASLGELTGAGLPVPPGFVVTARTYRSFIEEAGIDEELFAAVDVNADDSSALAEAADRAQELILETPFPDELREEILESYREIGTDGASPSDRGTSSRAGEAFVAVRSSATAEDLPDASFAGQQETFLNVTAEDLLDRVRECWASLFTQRAIYYRQEQGFDHSAVNIAVVVQQMVDAEKSGVMFTSHPSTGDQTMIIEAAWGLGEAVVSGAVSPDNYVVERDDHSVDVTVADKKVMHEKDEETGETVETEVPQDKRNERVLDDDEIGALMDVGERVEDHYGKPQDVEWAIVEGEIYMLQSRPITTIDEGGDAATETGSFDVSKGVTDGSGGVQSADASGAGSSPGSDSGANGAGEVIVDGLGSSPGTVSGPARIVTKLDDLAKVGEGDIIVTEMTMPDMVPAMKRAAGIVTDEGGMTSHAAIVSRELGVPAIVGTTNATSVLEDGQLVTLDGDKGAVLEGKEVEPDEETEPVEEVRPQSPVKPMTATEVKVNVSIPEAAERAAATGADGVGLLRTEHMILSLNQTPEKFIEENGTDAYTQELIDGIRGVADEFYPRPVRVRTLDAPTDEFRQLEGGENEPEEHNPMLGYRGIRRSLDRPDVFAHELEAFRRLYEMGYDNVEIMFPLVNDAEDIYRAKELLRETGIDPEKRKWGAMIETPAAALSVEKLAEAGIDFASFGTNDLTQYTLAVDRNNEHVADRFDELHPAVLRLIGDVIETCREHDVDTSICGQAGSKPEMVRFLVNEGISSISANIDAVRDVQHEVKRVEQKLLLESRRME comes from the coding sequence ATGACCGTACTCTGGTTAGACGAAATTAGCAGCGGCGACCTGGAGCGGGTCGGCGGCAAAGGCGCGTCATTGGGCGAGTTGACGGGCGCCGGGCTGCCTGTGCCTCCGGGGTTCGTCGTCACCGCCAGGACCTACCGATCGTTCATCGAAGAAGCCGGAATCGACGAGGAACTGTTCGCGGCCGTCGACGTCAACGCCGACGACTCGTCGGCGCTGGCCGAGGCGGCCGACCGCGCCCAGGAACTCATTCTCGAGACGCCGTTCCCCGACGAACTTCGCGAAGAGATCCTCGAGTCGTATCGCGAGATCGGCACGGACGGGGCGAGCCCGTCCGATCGCGGGACGTCGTCCCGCGCAGGCGAGGCGTTCGTCGCGGTACGGTCGTCGGCGACGGCCGAAGATCTGCCCGACGCCTCCTTCGCGGGCCAACAGGAGACGTTCCTCAACGTCACCGCCGAGGACCTGTTAGACCGCGTTCGGGAGTGCTGGGCTTCGCTCTTTACCCAGCGGGCGATCTACTACCGCCAAGAGCAGGGCTTCGACCATTCGGCGGTGAACATCGCGGTCGTCGTCCAGCAGATGGTCGACGCCGAGAAGTCGGGCGTGATGTTCACGAGCCACCCCTCGACGGGCGACCAGACGATGATCATCGAGGCCGCCTGGGGCCTGGGCGAGGCCGTCGTCTCCGGGGCCGTCTCGCCGGATAACTACGTCGTCGAGCGCGACGACCACTCGGTCGACGTCACCGTCGCCGACAAGAAGGTGATGCACGAAAAGGACGAGGAGACCGGCGAGACCGTCGAGACCGAGGTCCCACAGGACAAGCGCAACGAGCGAGTTCTCGACGACGACGAGATCGGCGCGCTGATGGACGTAGGCGAGCGCGTCGAGGACCACTACGGCAAACCACAGGATGTCGAATGGGCTATCGTCGAGGGCGAGATCTACATGCTCCAGTCCCGGCCGATCACCACCATCGACGAGGGCGGCGACGCGGCGACCGAAACTGGCAGTTTCGACGTCTCGAAAGGGGTGACCGACGGCAGCGGCGGCGTTCAGAGCGCCGACGCCAGCGGCGCGGGCTCGAGCCCGGGTTCAGATTCGGGGGCGAACGGCGCCGGCGAGGTCATCGTCGACGGGTTGGGCTCGAGTCCGGGGACGGTCAGCGGACCGGCTCGGATCGTCACGAAACTCGACGACCTCGCGAAGGTCGGCGAGGGCGACATCATCGTCACCGAGATGACGATGCCAGACATGGTCCCCGCGATGAAACGCGCGGCAGGGATCGTCACGGATGAGGGCGGCATGACCAGCCACGCCGCCATCGTCTCGCGCGAACTGGGCGTCCCCGCCATCGTCGGCACCACCAATGCCACCTCCGTCCTCGAGGACGGGCAACTCGTCACGCTCGACGGCGACAAGGGCGCAGTCCTCGAGGGCAAGGAAGTCGAACCCGACGAAGAGACCGAACCCGTCGAGGAGGTCCGGCCGCAGTCGCCGGTCAAGCCCATGACCGCGACGGAGGTCAAGGTCAACGTCTCGATCCCGGAGGCCGCCGAGCGCGCGGCCGCGACCGGCGCCGACGGCGTCGGTCTCCTCCGGACCGAACACATGATCCTCTCGCTGAACCAGACGCCCGAGAAGTTCATCGAAGAGAACGGCACCGACGCCTACACGCAGGAACTGATCGACGGCATCCGTGGCGTCGCCGACGAGTTCTATCCGCGGCCCGTCCGCGTCCGAACGCTGGACGCGCCGACCGACGAGTTCCGCCAGCTCGAGGGCGGGGAGAACGAACCCGAGGAGCACAACCCGATGCTCGGCTACCGTGGCATTCGCCGGTCGCTCGACCGCCCGGACGTCTTCGCCCACGAACTCGAGGCGTTTCGGCGGCTCTACGAGATGGGCTACGACAACGTCGAGATCATGTTCCCGCTGGTCAACGACGCGGAGGACATCTATCGCGCGAAAGAGTTGCTGCGGGAGACGGGCATCGATCCCGAGAAACGCAAGTGGGGCGCGATGATCGAGACGCCGGCCGCGGCGCTGTCGGTTGAGAAACTGGCCGAGGCGGGCATCGACTTCGCCTCGTTCGGCACCAACGATCTCACCCAGTACACGCTGGCCGTCGATCGGAACAACGAGCACGTCGCCGACCGCTTCGACGAACTCCATCCCGCCGTCCTGCGGCTGATCGGTGACGTCATCGAGACCTGCCGCGAACACGACGTCGACACCAGCATCTGCGGCCAGGCCGGCTCGAAGCCCGAGATGGTCCGATTCCTCGTCAATGAGGGTATCAGCTCGATCTCTGCGAACATCGACGCCGTCCGCGACGTCCAGCACGAGGTCAAACGCGTCGAACAGAAGTTGCTGCTCGAGTCGCGACGCATGGAGTGA
- a CDS encoding Gfo/Idh/MocA family oxidoreductase, translating into MEFAIIGCGTIAQIMHIPNVLEVPDAELAALCDPAANVTDELGERYNVAPGRRYSDPDRLIDESADDLDAVIVTTPMQTHADVVERTLTAGLHTLVEKPLAVTPADADRLADIAAQSDATAMVAYNRRFELAYERLTDELDDVEHIDSVTAYAVDADFSKSLPDIYDLVEPELDAAFLERSTDRRREQCKQAIGTDDDDLAAAYDFQLEHVCHDINALRGLFGDIAAVDHVDFVRDGFFGIAHLVFESGERCLLQTGDSERHWHEQFVRIDAPDRTLRLEFDHPFVKYNSATLSVRQGAEETVDCQYSPTREESFKRELERFMACVRGERDVPTPVSEARDDVELIASLFTQSLE; encoded by the coding sequence ATGGAGTTCGCAATTATCGGCTGCGGAACGATCGCGCAGATCATGCACATCCCGAACGTCCTCGAGGTGCCGGACGCGGAACTCGCGGCGCTGTGTGACCCCGCCGCAAACGTCACTGACGAGTTGGGGGAGCGGTACAACGTGGCGCCCGGGCGACGGTACAGCGACCCCGACCGACTGATCGACGAGTCCGCGGACGACCTCGACGCGGTCATCGTCACGACGCCGATGCAGACGCACGCCGACGTCGTCGAACGGACGCTTACGGCCGGATTGCACACCCTCGTCGAGAAGCCGCTGGCGGTCACGCCGGCCGACGCCGATCGACTGGCCGATATCGCAGCACAGAGCGACGCGACGGCCATGGTCGCGTACAACCGCCGGTTCGAGTTAGCCTACGAGCGACTGACCGACGAACTCGACGATGTCGAGCACATCGACAGCGTCACGGCCTACGCCGTTGACGCGGACTTCTCGAAATCGCTCCCCGATATCTACGATCTGGTCGAACCGGAGCTCGACGCGGCGTTCCTCGAGCGAAGTACCGACCGGCGCCGCGAGCAGTGCAAGCAGGCCATCGGTACCGACGACGATGACCTCGCCGCGGCGTACGACTTCCAGCTCGAGCACGTCTGCCACGACATCAACGCGCTCCGCGGGTTGTTCGGCGATATCGCCGCCGTCGATCACGTCGACTTCGTTCGAGACGGCTTCTTCGGTATTGCGCACCTCGTGTTTGAGAGCGGCGAACGGTGTCTCCTCCAGACGGGGGATTCCGAACGCCACTGGCACGAACAGTTCGTCCGGATCGACGCGCCGGATCGCACCCTCCGCCTCGAGTTCGATCACCCCTTCGTCAAGTACAACTCGGCAACGCTCTCCGTCCGACAGGGCGCCGAGGAAACGGTCGACTGCCAATACAGTCCGACGCGCGAAGAGAGCTTCAAGCGAGAGCTCGAACGGTTCATGGCGTGCGTTCGCGGCGAGCGAGACGTCCCCACTCCCGTGAGCGAGGCGCGCGACGACGTCGAGCTTATCGCGTCGCTGTTCACGCAGTCGCTCGAGTAA
- a CDS encoding ABC transporter substrate-binding protein, with protein MNGSNNGTTDGPTRRDALKYGGAIAAGTALAGCSELVGQSENGDDRSGDGSYSVTMAPMGEVSFDSPPERIFTRLTHHAGMAFALGRGNDVNAMHAPEYYDRLWNQFTERLPGVTLDWTGLYSSWDPSKEKLYDLDSDVHLADPASVNALDSKDASDVEEIRDTVAPWFGNKFSDRHDEPPAEWADRYEYYTLWEMFEKVAAVFREEERYEALAEIHANLLETIEANLPPRRERPTAVLAGMSDIDSMYAYTLDTPGFLTAHVRPLSPIGVLGDDISSGDVIDMETLLEADPDVIFSLGGLHPETDMAGIRSSLRDHAVGQRLSAVENERVYPQGARYQGPILNLFQLEMTAKQLYPDVFGEWPTYTEGPYPAIPDDEQLFDRQAVAEIITGDR; from the coding sequence ATGAACGGTAGCAACAACGGCACGACCGATGGACCGACGCGCAGAGACGCGCTGAAATACGGCGGCGCAATCGCGGCCGGGACGGCCCTCGCGGGCTGTTCGGAACTGGTCGGACAGAGCGAGAACGGGGACGACCGATCCGGCGACGGTAGCTATTCGGTGACGATGGCCCCGATGGGCGAGGTGTCGTTCGACTCGCCGCCGGAACGCATCTTCACGCGGCTGACCCACCACGCCGGCATGGCGTTCGCCCTCGGACGCGGGAACGACGTCAACGCGATGCACGCGCCCGAGTACTACGACCGGCTGTGGAACCAGTTCACCGAACGGCTCCCCGGCGTCACGCTGGACTGGACGGGCCTGTACTCGTCCTGGGATCCGAGCAAGGAGAAGCTCTACGATCTCGACAGCGACGTCCACCTCGCCGATCCGGCGAGCGTGAACGCCCTCGACAGCAAGGACGCGTCGGATGTCGAGGAGATCCGAGACACCGTCGCCCCGTGGTTCGGGAACAAGTTCAGCGACAGACACGACGAGCCGCCGGCCGAGTGGGCCGACCGCTACGAGTACTACACGCTCTGGGAGATGTTCGAGAAGGTCGCGGCCGTCTTTCGGGAGGAGGAGCGGTACGAGGCGCTCGCGGAGATACACGCGAACCTGCTGGAGACGATCGAGGCGAATCTCCCTCCCCGACGGGAGCGGCCGACCGCGGTCCTGGCGGGGATGAGCGACATCGATAGCATGTACGCCTACACGCTCGATACGCCCGGGTTTCTGACGGCCCACGTGCGCCCGCTCAGTCCGATCGGCGTCCTCGGCGACGACATCTCCTCGGGCGACGTGATCGACATGGAAACGCTGCTCGAGGCCGATCCCGACGTGATCTTCTCGCTGGGCGGGCTGCATCCCGAAACAGATATGGCCGGGATTCGATCGTCACTTCGGGACCACGCCGTCGGACAGCGACTCTCCGCGGTCGAAAACGAGCGCGTCTACCCGCAGGGGGCCCGCTATCAGGGCCCAATCCTGAACCTGTTCCAGCTCGAGATGACCGCGAAACAGCTCTATCCCGACGTCTTCGGCGAGTGGCCGACCTACACCGAGGGGCCGTACCCAGCAATTCCCGACGACGAGCAACTGTTCGACCGCCAGGCGGTCGCGGAGATCATCACGGGTGATCGGTGA
- a CDS encoding sugar porter family MFS transporter, giving the protein MSLIHRLLPVGDDDIGPFVIVISALAALNGLLFGFDTGVISGALLYMSETFPQLEANAFLQGTVVSGAMVGAIVGAAFGGRLADRIGRRRLILLGAVLFFVGSFIMAVAPTVEILILGRLLDGIGIGFASVVGPLYISEMAPAKIRGSLVTLNNVAITGGILVSYITNQLIANMAFDAGLSWRIMLGLGMLPAVVLFGGIIFMPESPRWLVEKDREQEARSILSRVRNGTNIDAEMKDIMQMSKREQGSFRDLLQPWLRPVLIVGLGLAMLQQVSGINAVVYYAPTILESSGYSDIASLFGTIGIGSINVLLTVAALFLVDRVGRRPLLLFGLVGMCISVTVLAGAYMVPSMGGIIGPITVVSLMLFVGFHAVSLGSVVWLVISEIFPLNVRGAAMGVTTLVLWFSNFLVAQFFPSLFEIGPTVAFGVFAGIAAAGFVFVYALVPETKGRTLEEIEADLRETGVADDNLALSEQAEQVDPTEQVDQTDHVND; this is encoded by the coding sequence ATGAGTCTGATTCACCGACTATTGCCGGTAGGAGACGACGATATCGGTCCGTTTGTTATCGTTATCTCCGCGCTCGCCGCGCTGAACGGACTACTGTTCGGGTTCGACACCGGCGTTATCTCGGGGGCGTTGCTCTACATGTCCGAGACGTTCCCCCAACTCGAGGCGAACGCGTTCTTGCAGGGAACCGTCGTCAGCGGTGCGATGGTCGGCGCGATCGTCGGCGCGGCCTTCGGCGGCCGGCTCGCGGATCGGATCGGGCGGCGCCGGCTCATCCTGCTCGGCGCCGTCCTGTTCTTCGTCGGGTCATTCATCATGGCGGTCGCCCCCACGGTCGAGATTCTGATCCTCGGCCGACTCCTCGACGGGATCGGGATCGGCTTCGCGTCCGTCGTCGGACCGCTGTACATCTCGGAGATGGCACCGGCGAAGATCCGCGGATCGCTCGTGACGCTCAACAACGTCGCTATCACGGGGGGAATCCTCGTGTCCTACATAACGAACCAGCTCATCGCAAACATGGCATTCGACGCCGGCCTCTCGTGGCGGATCATGCTCGGGCTCGGGATGCTCCCCGCCGTGGTCCTGTTCGGCGGGATCATCTTCATGCCGGAGAGTCCGCGGTGGCTCGTCGAAAAGGACCGAGAGCAGGAGGCTCGATCCATCCTGAGTCGCGTCAGGAACGGCACTAACATCGATGCCGAAATGAAGGATATCATGCAGATGTCCAAGCGCGAGCAGGGGAGCTTTCGCGACCTCCTGCAGCCGTGGCTTCGCCCGGTCCTGATCGTGGGCCTCGGCCTCGCGATGTTACAGCAGGTCTCGGGAATCAACGCGGTCGTCTACTACGCGCCGACGATACTGGAGTCGTCCGGATACAGCGACATCGCGTCCCTCTTCGGGACGATCGGAATCGGCTCGATCAACGTGTTGCTGACGGTCGCCGCGCTGTTCCTGGTCGACCGCGTCGGCCGTCGACCGCTGTTGCTCTTCGGCCTCGTCGGGATGTGTATCTCGGTGACCGTCCTCGCCGGGGCCTACATGGTTCCCAGCATGGGCGGGATCATCGGTCCGATTACGGTCGTGAGCCTCATGCTGTTCGTCGGCTTCCACGCGGTCAGTCTCGGCTCGGTCGTCTGGCTGGTCATCTCCGAAATCTTCCCGCTGAACGTCCGCGGGGCCGCGATGGGAGTGACGACGTTGGTCCTCTGGTTCTCGAACTTCCTCGTCGCACAGTTCTTCCCGTCGCTGTTCGAGATCGGCCCCACGGTCGCGTTCGGCGTGTTCGCGGGGATCGCGGCGGCCGGGTTCGTCTTCGTGTACGCGCTGGTCCCGGAGACGAAAGGCCGGACCCTCGAGGAGATCGAGGCCGATCTGCGCGAAACGGGCGTCGCCGACGATAATCTGGCGCTCAGCGAGCAGGCCGAACAGGTCGATCCGACTGAGCAGGTCGATCAGACCGATCACGTCAACGACTGA
- a CDS encoding universal stress protein, whose product MSNDRGSTESFGLETVVLAVGGRDENRAEKLVDVALQITSPGHSEVVVVHTFDSDSYTETVQSISSTADEYIEPDELAAQMDVVQGITSQLTENDIDCDVRATTGRKGQGIVDIAADLDADRVIVGGQQRSPTGKAIFGSMVQKVLLNAPCPVTFVRDQDN is encoded by the coding sequence ATGTCAAACGACCGTGGTTCCACGGAGTCGTTCGGACTCGAGACCGTCGTCCTCGCTGTGGGCGGGCGCGACGAGAATCGCGCCGAGAAGCTCGTCGATGTGGCCCTCCAAATCACCTCACCGGGACACTCCGAAGTCGTTGTCGTCCACACGTTCGATTCGGACTCGTACACCGAAACCGTCCAAAGTATCTCCAGCACGGCGGACGAGTACATCGAACCCGACGAACTGGCCGCACAGATGGACGTTGTTCAAGGGATTACCAGCCAACTCACGGAGAACGATATCGACTGTGATGTCCGCGCCACTACGGGCAGAAAGGGCCAAGGTATCGTGGACATTGCCGCGGACCTGGATGCCGATCGGGTAATCGTCGGCGGACAACAGCGCAGTCCGACGGGGAAAGCGATCTTCGGGAGCATGGTCCAGAAAGTGCTGCTCAACGCCCCCTGCCCGGTGACGTTCGTTCGCGATCAGGATAACTGA
- a CDS encoding FecCD family ABC transporter permease translates to MSGEKSTVGTERTASSRLPKSRVGWLLDPKLVTVVLTSVAIVFAGALIQISYGAYSMTFLEAWRALFNPNVVFNPQAWDAFLLGEAMPEMSSESLIVWNIRLPRVFVAALVGMNLGVSGAIFQAVTRNELASPFILGVSSGAGLMILLTLVVFGSLTAFLPIIAAVGGAVAFLIVYVIAWKNGTSPVRLVLAGVIVGTVFGSLQTGLFFFADDIGVVQSAIAWTTGSLTGTDWEQVRLILPSTAVVVLFAVAGSRQMDVLLLGERTAQSLGMSIEKARFALSGVAVLAASASIAVAGIVGFVGLIVPHMVRNLVGSDSKKLIVGCLFVGPALMVSADVGARLALSPTQIPVGIVTGLLGGPYFLYLMRKQENMGEI, encoded by the coding sequence ATGAGCGGGGAAAAGTCGACCGTCGGAACGGAACGGACCGCGAGCTCGCGACTACCGAAGTCACGGGTCGGGTGGCTTCTGGATCCGAAACTCGTCACGGTGGTGCTCACCAGCGTCGCCATCGTCTTCGCCGGCGCGCTGATACAGATCAGTTACGGCGCCTACTCGATGACGTTTCTCGAGGCGTGGCGCGCGCTGTTCAATCCGAACGTGGTGTTCAACCCGCAGGCCTGGGACGCGTTCTTGCTGGGCGAAGCGATGCCCGAGATGAGTTCCGAGAGCCTCATCGTCTGGAACATCCGACTGCCGCGGGTCTTCGTCGCGGCGCTCGTCGGCATGAACCTCGGCGTCTCGGGAGCGATCTTTCAGGCGGTGACGCGCAACGAACTCGCGAGCCCGTTCATTCTGGGCGTCTCCTCCGGTGCCGGGCTCATGATTCTATTGACGCTCGTCGTCTTCGGGAGCCTGACGGCGTTTCTCCCGATAATCGCCGCAGTGGGAGGTGCCGTCGCGTTTCTCATCGTCTACGTGATCGCCTGGAAGAACGGGACCTCGCCGGTTCGGCTGGTCCTCGCCGGCGTCATCGTCGGGACGGTCTTCGGGTCGCTACAGACGGGACTGTTCTTCTTCGCGGACGATATCGGCGTCGTCCAGTCGGCCATCGCGTGGACCACCGGCTCGCTCACTGGGACCGACTGGGAGCAGGTGCGACTCATCCTCCCGTCGACGGCCGTCGTGGTGCTGTTCGCCGTCGCCGGCTCGCGCCAGATGGACGTCCTCCTGTTGGGCGAACGGACCGCGCAGTCGCTCGGCATGTCGATCGAAAAAGCCCGGTTCGCGCTGTCGGGCGTCGCGGTCCTCGCGGCGTCAGCGAGCATCGCCGTCGCCGGGATCGTCGGCTTCGTCGGGCTCATCGTCCCGCACATGGTGCGAAACCTCGTCGGCAGCGACTCGAAGAAACTGATCGTCGGCTGTCTGTTCGTCGGGCCGGCACTGATGGTCAGCGCCGACGTGGGCGCGCGGCTGGCGTTGAGCCCGACCCAGATTCCCGTCGGCATCGTCACCGGGCTCCTCGGCGGCCCGTACTTCCTCTATCTGATGCGAAAGCAGGAGAACATGGGCGAGATCTGA
- a CDS encoding HEAT repeat domain-containing protein codes for MEDVPELQPIDIVTQRLRGGAHESVSTSFQAYQRAEPKRRKELLRSVRSVADDRSDVLAPHVHELVPFLTDETRSVRLNAAKLFVALSRTDPDAVIDDVDALTGRLADEEEFYYVRARSAEALGYVGADYPEAVATPDLLADLVVGLSFDEPEVKEKLAKALAYIALGDPGRLRHRIADLAEHLDAEEELVRYHLCTALVAVGSEYPAALSDATDALSERLEDECPHVRGRAAEALGLVARTASNDSPLSDEQLATLAEESDEPFVTERARFAAAAGDKTTESTDEIGSLESIRERTDEIVDEITSPDHECPHCGAVVPENGPPLCPHCGGPY; via the coding sequence ATGGAAGACGTCCCCGAACTACAACCGATCGATATCGTAACGCAGCGCCTTCGTGGCGGCGCTCACGAGAGCGTCAGCACGTCGTTCCAGGCGTATCAGCGAGCGGAACCCAAACGACGGAAGGAACTGCTCCGATCGGTGCGATCGGTCGCGGACGATCGCTCGGACGTTCTCGCTCCACACGTTCACGAATTGGTCCCGTTTCTCACTGACGAGACGCGATCGGTTCGGCTGAACGCCGCGAAGCTCTTCGTCGCCCTCTCGAGGACGGATCCGGACGCCGTGATCGACGACGTCGACGCGCTCACCGGTCGACTCGCCGACGAGGAGGAGTTCTACTACGTTCGAGCGCGCTCCGCCGAGGCGCTCGGCTACGTCGGGGCCGACTACCCCGAAGCCGTCGCGACGCCGGACCTGCTCGCAGATCTCGTGGTCGGACTGTCGTTCGACGAGCCGGAAGTGAAGGAGAAACTCGCGAAAGCGCTCGCGTATATCGCGCTGGGCGATCCGGGCCGGTTGCGGCACCGAATCGCGGATCTCGCGGAGCACCTCGACGCCGAGGAGGAACTCGTGCGCTATCACCTCTGTACGGCGCTCGTCGCGGTCGGTAGCGAGTATCCGGCCGCACTGTCCGACGCGACCGATGCCCTCTCGGAGCGACTCGAGGACGAGTGTCCACACGTTCGCGGGCGCGCCGCTGAGGCGCTCGGACTGGTCGCTCGGACCGCTTCAAACGACTCGCCACTCTCGGACGAACAGCTTGCGACGCTCGCCGAGGAGAGCGACGAACCGTTCGTGACCGAACGCGCGCGCTTTGCAGCGGCTGCGGGGGACAAAACGACCGAAAGTACCGACGAGATCGGCTCGCTCGAGTCGATTCGCGAGCGGACGGACGAGATCGTCGACGAAATCACGTCGCCGGACCACGAATGCCCCCATTGCGGGGCGGTAGTACCGGAAAACGGGCCGCCGCTGTGTCCGCACTGTGGCGGGCCCTACTGA
- a CDS encoding ABC transporter substrate-binding protein — translation MRDTDDSTTETSTRRDALRYGGTLVTSAALAGCSDLVGQSDGSGDQDDEGTYSVSMEPMGTVAFDEVPERWAAYDGGYADMAVALGQADGLAGVGGADRYYTYVYDELPGVTVDEDVLEQYPEVRTKEEFYELESDVHLYDPQMLVNWFDWGEGDVDEIATNVAPFVGNLIFRRSDDWHDYRYYTLYEAFEKVADVFQARARYEAFSELHDGFIASIRERLPPSEDRPEVFLTFEGTDEPETFSPYRLDDAGTSKKQWRDLGVHDALTGTDIDNLSTTNRGELDYENLLEIDPEVILVRGHERKSAAEFRDVVLDYMQSHPVGSELSAVRNGRVYRGGYLNQGPIHNLFLTERAAKQLFPEEFGDVTGDEQLFDRQAVADIINGDFDA, via the coding sequence ATGAGAGACACCGACGACAGCACGACCGAGACGTCCACACGGCGAGACGCGCTGAGGTACGGCGGCACGCTCGTGACCAGCGCCGCTCTGGCGGGTTGTTCGGATCTGGTCGGGCAGAGCGACGGCTCGGGCGATCAGGACGACGAGGGCACCTATTCGGTCTCGATGGAGCCGATGGGCACCGTCGCGTTCGACGAGGTACCCGAACGATGGGCCGCGTACGACGGCGGCTACGCCGATATGGCCGTCGCGCTGGGACAGGCCGACGGGTTGGCCGGCGTCGGCGGCGCGGACCGCTACTACACGTACGTCTACGACGAACTGCCCGGCGTGACCGTCGACGAAGACGTCCTCGAGCAGTATCCGGAGGTCAGAACCAAAGAGGAGTTCTACGAACTCGAGAGCGACGTACACCTGTACGACCCCCAGATGCTGGTCAACTGGTTCGACTGGGGCGAGGGCGACGTCGACGAGATCGCGACGAACGTCGCGCCGTTCGTCGGGAACCTGATCTTTCGGCGCTCCGATGACTGGCACGACTACCGCTATTACACGCTGTACGAGGCCTTCGAGAAAGTGGCCGACGTGTTCCAAGCGCGAGCACGCTACGAGGCGTTCAGCGAACTCCACGACGGGTTCATCGCGTCGATACGGGAGCGGCTTCCGCCGAGCGAGGATCGACCGGAGGTTTTCCTCACCTTCGAAGGGACCGACGAGCCGGAGACGTTCTCGCCGTACCGCCTCGACGACGCGGGGACGAGCAAGAAACAGTGGCGCGACCTCGGCGTCCACGACGCGCTGACGGGGACGGACATCGATAACCTCAGCACGACGAACCGCGGCGAACTCGACTACGAGAACCTGCTCGAGATCGATCCCGAGGTAATTCTCGTCCGCGGTCACGAGCGAAAGTCCGCCGCGGAGTTCCGGGACGTCGTTCTCGACTACATGCAGAGTCATCCCGTCGGGAGCGAACTCTCCGCCGTCCGGAACGGGCGCGTCTACCGCGGCGGCTACCTCAATCAGGGGCCGATTCACAACCTCTTCCTGACCGAGCGAGCGGCGAAACAGCTGTTCCCCGAGGAGTTCGGAGACGTGACCGGCGACGAGCAACTGTTCGATCGGCAGGCGGTCGCGGACATTATCAACGGTGACTTCGACGCATGA